The DNA sequence TGCTTACGGCCAATCGTGTCGGAGAGCCCGCCGAACACCAGGGTCGCGATGATCCACGCGATGGCCGTTGCCGAGGTCACCGCCAGGGTGGTGGTGCGGTCATAGCCGACGTTCTTCGTGCCGTAGGAGACGATGAAGGCGATGGCCATGTAACCGGCCGCGTTGACGCCCGCGAAGATGAGGGCGGCGAGGACGACCTTGCCGGTGTGGTTGCGGAAGAGCTCCGACAGCGGGGCCGAAGACTTCTTCTTCAACTCCTCCAGCTCGGCGAAGACGGGGGATTCCTCCACGAGGCGGCGGATCAAGAACCCGACGACGATGAGCACCAGTGAGGAGACGAACGGGATGCGCCAGCCCCAGGATTCGAACTGCTCGGTGGTCAGCGTGGCGGAGAGCACGAGCATGAACAGGGTGGCCAACAGCATGCCGGCGGGGACGCCGACCTGCGGGAAGGACCCGAAGTAGCCGCGGCGCTGAACCGGGGCATGCTCGACGGCCAGGAGTGCGGCGCCGCCCCATTCGCCACCGGCGGACAGGCCCTGCAGGATGCGCAGCAGCACGAGGATGATCGGCGCGGCGATGCCGATGGCGGCGTAGTTGGGCAGCAGACCCATGGCGACGGTCGCGCCACCCATGCCCAGCAGCGTGACCACAAGGACGGGCTTGCGGCCCAGGCGATCGCCCAGGTGACCGGCAATGACCGCGCCGAGCGGGCGGAAGAGGAAGGAGATACCCAGCGACGCCCAGGACACGATCTGCGCCATGGTGGCGTTGTCGTTGGAGGCCGGGTTGAAGTACTGGGCAGCGAAAATGAGAGCCGCTGCCTGGGCATAGATGAAGAAGTCGAACCACTCGATGGTGGTGCCGACCATGGCCCCCGCGAGGACGCGACGGTGCTCGGAGGTAATCGGCTCAGGGGTGGGCGGGGAGGCGGAATCGGTGTGCTCGGTGGGAGTGGCGGTAGTCATCTCAGTAACTCTCTTCTAGCCCGAGAAGGCCGACAGCGTCAGCTGCCGTCGGCCTGGCGGGTGCACTAAAGAGAAGGAGGGGGTTAGCTCTTGGGGCGGTTATCGACGATGCGCTTGGCTTTGCCTTCGCCGGAGTCGACGGCAGAACGAATATCGACGTCGACGGACACGCCGATGCGGTCCTTGATGAGCTTGCGCAGGTGCAGCTGAGAGTTGGTGATCTCATCTGCCGTGCGCCCGGGGGCGTGTTCGACCACGAGGGTGAGGTGGTCCATGCGTCCGCGCTTGGAGAGCACGCACTGGTAGCGCGGGCGAAGGTTATGGTCCTCCACGATCAGTTCTTCGAACTGGGAGGGGAAGCAGTTGACGCCGCGGAGGATGATCATGTCATCATTGCGGGCGCTGATGCGTCCGAGGCGGCGCATCGAGCGAGCCGTTCCCGGCAGCAAGCGGGTGAGGTCGTGCGTGCGGTAGCGAATGACCGGGAAGGCTTCCTTGGTCAAGGGGGTGATGACCAATTCGCCGAGCTCACCATCCGGCACTGGCTCCTGGGTCTCGGGGTGGAGGATTTCGGGGTAGAAGTGGTCTTCCCAGATGGTCAGGCCGTCCTTGGTCTCAATGCATTCTTGAGCCACGCCCGGCCCCATGACCTCCGAGAGCCCGTAGATGTCGGTGGCGTCGATCCCGAAACCGGCCTCCAGGTCCCGGCGCATGCCTTCGGTCCACGGCTCGGCCCCGAAGATGCCCACCCGCATCGGGCTGGACTCGGGGTCCATGCCTTCCGCGCGCATCCGGTCGAGCACGTTGAGCATGTAGGAAGGCGTGCCGACGATCGCGTCCGGCTGGAAGTCACGCATGATCTGCAGCTGGCGGTCCGTCTGCCCACCGGAGGTGGGGATGGCGGTGGCACCGAGCTTTTCCACGCCGTAGTGCAGGCCCAGGCCGCCAGTGAACAGTCCGTACCCGAAGGTCACCTGCACACGGTCGCCGGGGCGAACGCCACCGGCGCTCAGCGAGCGCGCGACCAATTCGGCCCAGGTCTCGATGTCATTGCGGGTGTATCCCACCACGGTGGGCTGACCAGTGGTGCCCGACGATGCGTGGATCCGCGCGATTTGGTGTTTCTGCACGGCGAACATCCCGAAGGGGTATTCGGATCTCAGGATGGCCTTATCCGTGAAGGGGAACAGGCTGATGTCCTTGAGTTCTTTGAAATCGTCCGGGTGGACTCCCCGGGCATCAAAATCCCGCTTGTAGTGCGGGACGTTGTAGTACGCGTGCCGCAGAGTGTTTTTCATGCGCTCGGTTTGCAGCGCAGTGATTTCATCGCGCGAGGCGTACTCGATGCTGGTCTGGGGCCCGTTGATCGTGGAGGTGATGTCGGTGGAGGAAGCCACTGCGTAGTCCTTTCTATGCCCGCCGAATGTGTCGGGTGCAGGCGATTGGCAACGATGATTACCAATTACTAACCGACCAATCGGTCAGCGAGCATGTGGCACAGGTTACAACCGTCCGTCTGTAACGTGCAACACATTCACAATAAAAGGTCCTAAAGATTCTCAGCTTTCACCCGAACACTACCCCCGAATCTCCGCAGCATCTCCCCATCAGCCCAGCACAGCGCGCCGATGCCCCGAACACCCCTGGGACTACCCCTCACGAATAAGAATCCCATCAAAAACGAGCCGCGGGGTGATCGCGGCCATCTCCTCCGGCGTGTACTTGCCGCCGGGCCGGTACCACT is a window from the Corynebacterium testudinoris genome containing:
- a CDS encoding AMP-binding protein, which translates into the protein MASSTDITSTINGPQTSIEYASRDEITALQTERMKNTLRHAYYNVPHYKRDFDARGVHPDDFKELKDISLFPFTDKAILRSEYPFGMFAVQKHQIARIHASSGTTGQPTVVGYTRNDIETWAELVARSLSAGGVRPGDRVQVTFGYGLFTGGLGLHYGVEKLGATAIPTSGGQTDRQLQIMRDFQPDAIVGTPSYMLNVLDRMRAEGMDPESSPMRVGIFGAEPWTEGMRRDLEAGFGIDATDIYGLSEVMGPGVAQECIETKDGLTIWEDHFYPEILHPETQEPVPDGELGELVITPLTKEAFPVIRYRTHDLTRLLPGTARSMRRLGRISARNDDMIILRGVNCFPSQFEELIVEDHNLRPRYQCVLSKRGRMDHLTLVVEHAPGRTADEITNSQLHLRKLIKDRIGVSVDVDIRSAVDSGEGKAKRIVDNRPKS
- a CDS encoding MFS transporter gives rise to the protein MTTATPTEHTDSASPPTPEPITSEHRRVLAGAMVGTTIEWFDFFIYAQAAALIFAAQYFNPASNDNATMAQIVSWASLGISFLFRPLGAVIAGHLGDRLGRKPVLVVTLLGMGGATVAMGLLPNYAAIGIAAPIILVLLRILQGLSAGGEWGGAALLAVEHAPVQRRGYFGSFPQVGVPAGMLLATLFMLVLSATLTTEQFESWGWRIPFVSSLVLIVVGFLIRRLVEESPVFAELEELKKKSSAPLSELFRNHTGKVVLAALIFAGVNAAGYMAIAFIVSYGTKNVGYDRTTTLAVTSATAIAWIIATLVFGGLSDTIGRKQTFALGYIGSILWAVPMWLLVDTGNVALFILSMVVLGILLGATYGPQSALYAEMFPPEVRLSGVSIGYAIGSIIGGAFAPMIAALLLDATGTSISIGIYIAVVSLISLIAVLMVPKGIQGKPLN